One genomic window of Vibrio ziniensis includes the following:
- the minC gene encoding septum site-determining protein MinC, which produces MSNTPDLKGSSFTLSVLHLSDNHISNTIDFLKQKIGQAPAFFANAPIVINIAKVEGDIDFVQLKNGLSDANFVPVGVSGCKNRRSQTLASEAGFAVMTASNNPTNVPAQIAPTKVVRTPVRSGQQVYAKDGDLVILNHVSAGAEVIADGSIHIHGTLRGRAIAGANGQKEARIICHDLQAELVSIAGNYWLSDQIESEFWQQKVMLSMHDDSLLFESLAI; this is translated from the coding sequence ATGTCTAATACACCTGACCTAAAAGGTAGTAGTTTCACTTTGTCAGTTTTACACCTTTCTGACAATCACATCTCAAACACTATAGATTTTCTCAAACAAAAAATCGGCCAAGCACCTGCATTTTTTGCTAATGCTCCTATTGTCATCAATATTGCAAAAGTCGAAGGAGACATCGATTTTGTGCAACTGAAAAATGGTCTTAGCGACGCGAATTTTGTCCCTGTAGGCGTTTCTGGTTGCAAAAATAGGCGCAGTCAAACACTGGCTTCTGAAGCAGGTTTTGCTGTAATGACGGCCAGTAATAATCCAACTAATGTGCCTGCTCAAATAGCTCCGACCAAGGTTGTGCGCACGCCTGTCCGTTCTGGTCAACAGGTATATGCAAAAGATGGTGACTTAGTAATCCTTAATCATGTCAGTGCTGGCGCGGAAGTGATTGCCGATGGTTCAATCCATATTCACGGAACACTGCGTGGACGAGCGATTGCGGGCGCGAACGGTCAAAAAGAAGCGCGTATTATTTGTCACGATTTACAAGCCGAGCTAGTTTCCATCGCTGGAAATTATTGGCTTAGCGATCAGATTGAAAGTGAGTTTTGGCAGCAGAAAGTCATGCTGAGTATGCATGATGACTCACTCCTGTTTGAATCTCTCGCAATTTAA
- the minD gene encoding septum site-determining protein MinD, translated as MARIIVVTSGKGGVGKTTSSAAIASGLALKGKKTAVIDFDIGLRNLDLIMGCERRVVYDFVNVINGEATLNQALIKDKRNENLFILPASQTRDKDALTKDGVQRVFDELKAMNFEFIICDSPAGIEQGALMALYYADEAIVTTNPEVSSVRDSDRILGILDSKSLRAEQNLEPIKQHLLLTRYNPARVNLGEMLSVQDVEEILHVPLLGVIPESQAVLNASNKGVPVIFDEQSDAGQAYDDTVARLLGEEVEFRFLTEPKKGIFKRLFGG; from the coding sequence ATGGCACGCATTATTGTCGTAACGTCGGGTAAAGGCGGTGTGGGAAAAACTACATCAAGCGCAGCGATTGCGTCAGGCCTAGCCTTAAAAGGTAAGAAAACGGCAGTTATCGATTTCGATATCGGTCTACGTAATCTTGATTTAATTATGGGCTGTGAGCGCCGAGTTGTTTATGATTTCGTCAACGTTATCAACGGGGAAGCTACACTAAACCAAGCGCTTATTAAAGATAAACGCAACGAAAATCTCTTCATTCTCCCAGCGTCACAAACTCGTGACAAAGATGCGCTAACTAAAGACGGAGTGCAGCGTGTATTTGATGAGTTAAAAGCAATGAACTTTGAATTCATCATCTGTGATTCTCCAGCGGGTATCGAACAAGGTGCTTTAATGGCACTTTACTATGCGGATGAAGCGATCGTGACCACCAACCCAGAAGTGTCTTCGGTTCGTGACTCAGACCGAATTCTCGGCATTCTTGATTCTAAATCACTACGTGCAGAACAAAACTTAGAACCGATCAAACAACACCTGCTTTTAACGCGTTACAACCCAGCACGCGTGAACCTAGGTGAGATGCTCAGTGTTCAAGACGTTGAAGAGATCCTTCATGTTCCACTATTAGGTGTCATTCCTGAGAGCCAGGCAGTATTAAATGCCTCAAATAAAGGTGTACCTGTGATTTTTGACGAGCAATCGGATGCTGGTCAGGCATACGATGACACAGTAGCACGTCTGCTTGGTGAGGAAGTTGAGTTCCGATTTCTAACCGAGCCGAAGAAAGGCATCTTTAAACGACTTTTTGGGGGCTAA
- the minE gene encoding cell division topological specificity factor MinE, with translation MSLLEFFKPQKKTSASLAKERLQIIVAERRSQNDPAPTYLPQLKDDILKVIAKYVNIDPSMVELSFEHKDDDISVLELNVKLPDEER, from the coding sequence ATGTCTTTACTAGAATTTTTCAAACCACAGAAAAAAACATCAGCAAGTTTAGCGAAAGAACGTTTACAGATTATTGTTGCAGAGCGTCGTAGCCAAAACGACCCAGCGCCAACCTATTTACCGCAACTCAAAGACGATATTCTCAAGGTAATTGCAAAATATGTGAACATTGACCCGTCAATGGTTGAGCTCTCTTTCGAACATAAAGATGATGATATCTCAGTATTGGAGTTGAACGTCAAACTCCCTGACGAAGAAAGATAA
- the rnd gene encoding ribonuclease D — protein sequence MNYQIITQFNELERVCLLARDADVVMLDTEFVRTRTYFPQLGLIQLFDGENLSLIDPLSLDDMSPFTQLLQDTSVLKVLHACGEDLEVFQNAFGCVPFPMVDTQVMAAFLGYGLSTGFASLVKDLLGVELDKSESRTDWLARPLSQKQLDYAAADVFYLQPMYEQLLEKVTQVDWWYAAQQESELLVEKRIKSVNPDNVYLDIKGAWQLRPKELAILKPLATWRYHEAVKRDLALNFVVRENELLTIARLALRSSKRMIEEGVDPHAVRRHSTKLIQIVKDAMQTPEDQYPEKIVPLMDYPGYKQLFKKLKDEVKAVSQTTGLATEFLASKKQLNQLLSWVWNDQRDPEHLPDVMSGWRLPILGERLEKLVD from the coding sequence GTGAATTATCAAATTATTACCCAGTTTAACGAGTTAGAACGTGTGTGCTTATTAGCGCGAGACGCAGATGTCGTTATGCTCGATACCGAATTTGTCCGTACGCGTACTTATTTTCCGCAGTTAGGTCTTATCCAGTTGTTTGACGGTGAGAATCTCTCTCTGATTGACCCTCTCAGCTTGGATGATATGTCGCCGTTTACGCAGTTACTTCAAGATACTTCTGTATTAAAAGTACTACATGCTTGCGGTGAAGATTTGGAAGTGTTCCAGAATGCCTTTGGTTGCGTTCCATTCCCTATGGTAGACACCCAAGTGATGGCTGCTTTTCTTGGCTACGGTCTTTCAACAGGCTTTGCTTCTTTGGTGAAGGATTTATTGGGTGTTGAGTTAGATAAAAGTGAATCTCGTACTGACTGGCTTGCGCGTCCTTTATCACAAAAGCAACTTGATTATGCCGCAGCCGATGTCTTCTATTTACAGCCTATGTATGAACAACTGCTAGAAAAAGTGACTCAAGTCGATTGGTGGTATGCGGCGCAGCAAGAGTCGGAATTGTTAGTTGAAAAGCGCATCAAATCAGTCAACCCTGATAACGTCTATTTGGATATTAAGGGTGCTTGGCAACTAAGACCAAAAGAGTTAGCAATCTTAAAACCTTTGGCAACATGGCGTTATCATGAAGCGGTGAAACGCGATTTAGCATTGAACTTTGTGGTACGTGAAAACGAACTGCTGACCATTGCTCGTTTGGCTCTGCGTAGTTCAAAACGCATGATTGAAGAAGGGGTAGACCCACATGCCGTTCGTCGCCACAGTACTAAGCTGATTCAAATCGTAAAAGACGCGATGCAAACACCCGAAGATCAGTACCCTGAGAAAATCGTACCTTTGATGGATTATCCGGGTTACAAGCAGTTGTTTAAGAAGCTAAAAGACGAAGTGAAAGCTGTATCTCAAACAACAGGGTTAGCGACTGAATTTTTAGCGTCCAAAAAACAGCTCAATCAACTATTAAGTTGGGTTTGGAATGACCAGCGAGATCCAGAACATTTGCCTGACGTGATGAGTGGGTGGCGTTTACCTATTCTTGGTGAACGTTTAGAAAAGCTGGTGGATTAA